The Chitinophagaceae bacterium genome window below encodes:
- a CDS encoding arabinan endo-1,5-alpha-L-arabinosidase yields the protein MFFLLVLAASISSCKKNKSAGEDPPYVPPVVPAFDINSINDTYAALAPFANYLKWGSYNVHDPAIIKVNDYYYSYSTDVGYGIDVRAGLQIRKSKDLVEWSYVGWVFNGLPTLGSGFITQGGGTAFNSLWAPCIVKAGSEFRLYYSLSCSLPRLSVIGLATSTSPEGPWTEKGLVVTSKNDNSVQTNAIDPSVVVTPGGEHWMVYGSAWDGIYSLKLDPATGFASSAGDKGKRIANRGFTAGKYNGNIEGADLIYNSQLNKYFLFIAYDWLQTKYNVRVMKSDKPDGSFYDFNGTDANTNIDHGPMIIAPYKFSGHSGWQGVAHSTAFSDGNGQYFIAHQGRPGADSYYMNLHVRKLFWTADGWPVASPERYAWEKDSLISQTDILGDWEQIVLGYNIVPGYSAEQTSPDFQNSVNLTIAANGTLNGSSSNTWTYNAPWLELKWANGFTDKVFVQKGRDWENKKNTIIFSGLNNQGTAIWGKKK from the coding sequence ATATTTTTTTTACTTGTACTGGCAGCATCAATCTCTTCCTGCAAAAAAAACAAGAGTGCCGGAGAAGATCCTCCGTATGTGCCGCCTGTAGTTCCTGCATTTGATATCAATTCAATTAACGATACGTATGCTGCGCTGGCTCCTTTTGCCAATTATCTTAAATGGGGTTCGTATAATGTACACGATCCGGCAATCATTAAAGTAAATGACTACTATTATTCTTACAGTACCGATGTTGGATATGGTATTGATGTAAGAGCAGGCTTACAGATCAGAAAATCAAAAGACCTCGTAGAATGGAGTTATGTTGGCTGGGTATTCAACGGCTTACCAACACTTGGATCAGGTTTTATTACACAGGGTGGAGGCACAGCGTTTAATTCATTATGGGCACCCTGCATTGTGAAAGCTGGCAGTGAGTTCCGTCTTTATTATTCTTTATCCTGTTCATTGCCAAGATTGAGTGTTATTGGATTGGCAACATCCACTTCACCTGAAGGCCCATGGACAGAAAAAGGGCTGGTGGTAACATCTAAAAATGATAACAGCGTACAGACAAATGCAATTGATCCTTCTGTTGTTGTTACACCTGGTGGCGAACACTGGATGGTGTATGGCTCGGCATGGGATGGGATTTATTCGTTGAAGTTAGATCCTGCAACAGGTTTTGCTTCCAGTGCCGGCGACAAAGGGAAACGTATTGCTAACAGAGGTTTTACTGCCGGAAAATATAATGGAAATATTGAAGGTGCTGATCTCATCTATAACTCACAGCTCAACAAATATTTTTTGTTTATAGCTTATGACTGGTTACAAACAAAATATAATGTGCGTGTAATGAAAAGTGATAAACCCGATGGATCTTTTTATGATTTTAATGGAACTGATGCCAATACAAATATTGATCATGGCCCAATGATTATTGCACCCTATAAATTTTCAGGCCACAGCGGCTGGCAGGGTGTGGCACATTCCACAGCTTTCAGTGATGGTAACGGGCAGTATTTTATTGCCCACCAGGGAAGACCGGGAGCTGACAGTTATTATATGAATCTGCATGTGCGTAAATTATTCTGGACAGCAGATGGGTGGCCCGTTGCTTCGCCTGAACGTTATGCCTGGGAAAAAGATTCATTGATTTCACAAACAGATATTTTGGGCGATTGGGAACAGATCGTTTTGGGGTACAATATTGTGCCGGGCTATTCTGCAGAACAAACGTCACCTGATTTCCAAAACTCTGTTAACTTAACCATTGCTGCAAACGGAACATTGAATGGAAGCAGTTCCAATACATGGACCTACAATGCTCCCTGGCTTGAACTGAAATGGGCAAATGGTTTTACAGACAAAGTATTTGTGCAGAAGGGAAGAGATTGGGAAAATAAAAAGAACACAATTATCTTTTCAGGTTTAAATAACCAGGGAACAGCCATCTGGGGAAAGAAAAAATAA